A genomic region of Dactylococcopsis salina PCC 8305 contains the following coding sequences:
- a CDS encoding WecB/TagA/CpsF family glycosyltransferase, which yields MTPKTATVLGIQVHLLSDYVRWLRTCWHLGQGVHVVTLNAEMVMLARKDGDLAKAIEQAELVIPDGAGVVLSLRLQGKQQERCPGIELAGYLIKSIAEKKTEREIFFYGGVPNRAEAAAQQWRDQYPNLSITTQHGYLSPEEQTQLCQQLSEQQPRLILVGLGVPRQELWIAKNRHLCPQAIWIGVGGAFDIWGGAKQRAPTWFCEHNLEWLYRLYQEPSRWRRMLVLPQFAWASLITRNRG from the coding sequence ATGACTCCCAAAACAGCGACTGTGTTGGGAATCCAAGTTCATCTGCTCTCTGATTATGTTCGTTGGTTACGAACTTGTTGGCATCTGGGTCAAGGAGTTCATGTGGTGACGCTCAATGCAGAAATGGTGATGTTAGCGAGGAAAGACGGTGACTTAGCCAAGGCGATCGAGCAAGCCGAATTAGTGATCCCCGACGGAGCAGGAGTCGTGTTATCCTTACGCCTACAGGGAAAACAACAGGAGCGTTGTCCAGGAATTGAACTGGCGGGGTATTTGATCAAAAGTATCGCTGAGAAGAAGACAGAGAGGGAAATTTTTTTCTATGGGGGAGTTCCCAACCGCGCTGAAGCCGCCGCTCAACAGTGGCGTGATCAGTATCCCAATTTGTCTATCACCACTCAACATGGATACCTCTCCCCAGAAGAACAAACGCAACTCTGTCAACAACTAAGTGAACAGCAACCCCGTTTAATTTTAGTCGGGTTAGGTGTACCTCGTCAGGAGCTTTGGATTGCTAAAAACCGTCATCTTTGTCCACAAGCGATTTGGATTGGAGTTGGCGGCGCTTTTGATATTTGGGGAGGAGCAAAACAACGAGCGCCGACTTGGTTCTGTGAACACAATTTAGAATGGTTATATCGCCTCTATCAAGAGCCTTCGCGCTGGCGACGGATGCTCGTTTTACCCCAATTCGCTTGGGCTTCTCTTATTACCAGAAATCGAGGCTAA
- a CDS encoding chlorophyll a/b-binding protein, whose translation MEENRNDFKFGFNPSAENWNGRLAMIGFVAALLTEILSGQGVLHFWGLL comes from the coding sequence ATGGAAGAAAATCGTAACGATTTCAAATTTGGTTTCAACCCTTCCGCAGAAAACTGGAACGGTCGCCTAGCAATGATCGGCTTTGTGGCTGCTTTACTCACCGAAATCCTCAGTGGACAAGGTGTACTCCATTTCTGGGGACTTCTCTAA
- a CDS encoding class I SAM-dependent methyltransferase, protein MSDDRSIHSAVANLYNTYPFPPEPLLDEPPPGYNWRWSWIAAYDFCTGRKPPQQEIRILDAGCGTGVGTEYLVHLNPEASVVGIDISESAIEVAKERCQRSGANRVQFQQMNLENAHQLDGQFQMINCVGVLHHLPDPTAGIKALAEKLTPGGIMHIFVYGELGRWEVRLMQNAISLLQPENYQEGVKIGRKLFETLPQENRIVKREKERWALDNQRDACFADMYVHPQEIDYNINTLFDLVTASGLEFVGFSNPKFWQIERLLGNAPEILAKTNQLSPRDRYRLIELLDPEVTHYEFFLAKPPLPQFNWSKDTDFLNAIPERHPCLEGWESQTLFNPDYELVTLSENSFKLLQAIDQNVEKQLSLAEMIKQTTATLEDARSLHQQKLITLIPNPK, encoded by the coding sequence CAGTTGCAAATCTTTACAATACTTATCCCTTTCCCCCTGAACCTCTCTTAGATGAACCCCCACCTGGTTACAATTGGCGCTGGAGTTGGATTGCTGCTTATGATTTTTGTACAGGACGTAAACCCCCACAACAAGAGATTCGCATTTTGGACGCGGGTTGTGGAACAGGTGTCGGGACAGAATATTTAGTTCATCTCAATCCTGAAGCATCAGTTGTCGGAATTGATATCAGTGAAAGCGCGATCGAGGTGGCAAAAGAAAGGTGTCAGCGCAGTGGTGCAAATCGTGTTCAATTTCAGCAAATGAATTTAGAAAACGCACACCAATTAGATGGTCAGTTTCAGATGATTAACTGTGTCGGTGTGTTACACCATCTTCCTGATCCAACGGCGGGAATTAAAGCCCTCGCAGAAAAACTCACTCCTGGTGGGATTATGCACATTTTTGTTTATGGGGAGTTAGGACGGTGGGAAGTGCGTTTAATGCAGAATGCGATCTCCCTTCTCCAACCAGAAAACTATCAAGAAGGGGTCAAAATTGGTCGGAAACTGTTTGAAACGCTTCCTCAAGAGAATCGCATCGTTAAACGAGAAAAAGAGCGTTGGGCGCTTGATAATCAACGAGATGCTTGCTTTGCTGATATGTATGTTCATCCTCAAGAAATTGACTACAATATCAATACTTTATTTGATTTAGTTACAGCGTCAGGATTAGAGTTTGTCGGCTTTTCTAATCCCAAGTTTTGGCAAATTGAACGGCTGTTAGGAAATGCTCCAGAAATCTTAGCAAAGACAAATCAACTTTCGCCGCGCGATCGATATCGACTTATCGAATTACTTGATCCTGAAGTCACTCACTACGAATTTTTCCTCGCTAAACCGCCGCTTCCTCAATTTAATTGGTCAAAAGATACAGACTTTTTAAACGCAATTCCAGAACGTCATCCCTGTTTAGAAGGTTGGGAAAGTCAAACTTTATTTAACCCTGATTATGAATTAGTTACTTTGTCTGAAAATTCATTTAAACTCTTACAAGCGATCGACCAAAATGTTGAAAAACAGCTTTCATTAGCAGAGATGATCAAACAAACTACAGCCACCCTCGAAGACGCTCGATCGTTGCATCAACAAAAATTAATTACCCTCATTCCTAATCCCAAATAA
- a CDS encoding DUF3593 domain-containing protein yields MLDKQTLFAASLFPYLGFLWFLTRSGQFPRLAVIGFYVLLLFVLVTIPAGIYAERVYGESLANVDWLHGSAESFLTLSNILVALGFLLAIRRQETASSEQEK; encoded by the coding sequence ATGCTAGATAAACAAACCTTGTTCGCCGCTTCCCTATTTCCCTACCTGGGCTTTCTTTGGTTTCTCACTCGATCGGGTCAATTTCCACGTTTAGCCGTTATTGGGTTCTATGTGCTGTTATTATTTGTGTTGGTGACAATTCCCGCTGGTATTTACGCCGAACGGGTTTATGGCGAATCCCTAGCCAATGTGGATTGGTTACATGGCAGCGCAGAATCTTTTCTCACGCTGTCCAACATTCTCGTTGCTTTAGGGTTTCTCCTCGCGATTCGTCGCCAAGAAACCGCTTCTTCCGAGCAAGAAAAATGA